Within the Sphingobacteriaceae bacterium genome, the region CCGGGCTTCCCGCAGGCTCAGGCTGATGCGGCGTTCCTCGGGCTGCAGTTTCAAAATCTTGACGTGGACGACGTCGCCTTCCTTGACCACTTCATCGGCGGAACTCACCCGGTGGTCGGCCATCTGGCTGATGTGGACCAGGCCCTCTACGCCGGGCTCCACTTGGACGAAGGCGCCGAAGGGCGCGATGCGCTCCACCCGGCCTTGGACAATGGCCCCTTCGGTGTAGCGCTCCTCGATGCCGATCCACGGATCGGGCAGCACCTGCTTGAGGCCCAGGCTGACCCGCTCCCGCTCCCGGTCAACCTTCAGCACCATCACCTGGATTTCTTGGCCTTCCTGCACCACATCCCTGGGGTGCTCCACCCGGCCCCAGGCCATCTCCGACACGTGGAGCAGGCCGTCCACGCCGCCCAGGTCGATGAAGGCGCCGAAGTCCGTCAGGCCCTTGACCACGCCGGTGCGGATCTGGCCCTCTTCCAGGTTGGCCCACGTTTCGGACCGCTGCTTCTGGTGCTCTTCCTCCAGCACGACCCGCTGGGACAGGATGACCCGGTTCTTGCTCTTGTCCAGCTCGATGACCCGGGCCCGCACATTCTTGCCCACATACTGGGACAGGTCGCTGACGTAACCCCTGTCCACATGGGAGGCAGGCATAAAGGCCCGCACCCCTACGTCCACCACCAGGCCGCCCTTGACTTCTTCCACCACGGGCGCCGTGATGATGGTCTTTTCGTTCAAAGCCTCTTCCAGCACCTGCCAGGCCCGCTGGGCCCGGGCCCGCCGCTCGCTCACTAGGAGGGCGACGCCGTCCCGGTCGTCGATGCTCAACACCTGGACGTAGATCTCCTGGCCCTCCTGGAAGCCGTCGGCCGGCTTCTGCCGCGGCCCCAGGGTCAGTTCGGACAAGGGCACCACGCCGTCGGCGTTGATGCCCACGTCCACCAGCAGGTGGTCGTCCCGCACCTGGATCACCGTGCCCTTGAGCACGTCGCCGGT harbors:
- the rpsA gene encoding 30S ribosomal protein S1, with translation MEGNMENDRQDQVEQQQGVEESAAAAEATATDAADGATTPDAGGDAGVVHSEEAVPAPETDSSETTVEAPAAEADQPEETAAQVEESGEQQPVVDVKEIRTGDVLKGTVIQVRDDHLLVDVGINADGVVPLSELTLGPRQKPADGFQEGQEIYVQVLSIDDRDGVALLVSERRARAQRAWQVLEEALNEKTIITAPVVEEVKGGLVVDVGVRAFMPASHVDRGYVSDLSQYVGKNVRARVIELDKSKNRVILSQRVVLEEEHQKQRSETWANLEEGQIRTGVVKGLTDFGAFIDLGGVDGLLHVSEMAWGRVEHPRDVVQEGQEIQVMVLKVDRERERVSLGLKQVLPDPWIGIEERYTEGAIVQGRVERIAPFGAFVQVEPGVEGLVHISQMADHRVSSADEVVKEGDVVHVKILKLQPEERRISLSLREARRDLGQLESARRERASGQEGGQKPAAESRAPQRRSQPRSAPRTVSAPREVSHRDNGGENMTLGEMFGDLLEETKERLEQAAGQGDQQAAAAEDDADEVAGAEAAGDVAGDAAAEVAAAAPEDGDSEPAGEAEETTEA